In Pseudomonas alcaliphila JAB1, a single window of DNA contains:
- the dmpE gene encoding 2-oxopent-4-enoate hydratase — translation MDKTLINELGDELYQAMVQRETVTPLTSRGFDITVEDAYHISLRMLERRLAAGERVIGKKIGVTSKAVQNMLGVHQPDFGYLTDAMVYNSGEAMPISERLIQPRAEGEIAFILKKDLMGPGVTNADVLAATECVIPCFEVVDSRIQDWKIKIQDTVADNASCGLFVLGDQAVSPRQVDLVTCGMVVEKNGQLLSTGAGAAALGSPVNCVAWLANTLGHFGIGLKAGEVILSGSLVPLEPVKAGDFMRVDIGGIGSASVRFI, via the coding sequence ATGGACAAGACATTGATCAACGAACTCGGCGACGAGCTCTACCAGGCGATGGTCCAGCGCGAGACCGTCACGCCGCTGACCAGCCGCGGCTTCGACATTACCGTCGAGGACGCCTACCACATTTCCCTGCGCATGCTGGAACGGCGCTTGGCTGCCGGCGAGCGGGTGATCGGCAAGAAGATCGGCGTCACCAGCAAGGCCGTGCAGAACATGCTCGGCGTGCACCAGCCGGACTTCGGCTACCTCACCGATGCCATGGTCTACAACAGCGGCGAAGCCATGCCGATCAGTGAGCGGCTGATCCAGCCGCGCGCCGAAGGCGAGATCGCCTTCATCCTCAAGAAGGACCTGATGGGGCCGGGCGTGACCAACGCCGACGTGCTGGCCGCCACTGAATGCGTGATTCCCTGCTTCGAAGTGGTCGATTCGCGCATCCAGGACTGGAAGATCAAGATCCAGGACACCGTGGCAGACAACGCCTCCTGCGGGCTGTTCGTGCTCGGCGACCAGGCCGTCTCACCGCGCCAGGTCGATCTGGTCACCTGCGGCATGGTGGTCGAGAAAAACGGCCAGCTGCTCTCCACCGGCGCTGGAGCGGCTGCGCTCGGCTCGCCGGTCAACTGCGTGGCCTGGCTGGCCAACACCCTCGGCCACTTCGGCATCGGCCTGAAGGCCGGCGAAGTGATCCTGTCCGGCTCGCTGGTTCCGCTGGAACCGGTCAAGGCCGGTGATTTCATGCGCGTCGATATCGGCGGCATCGGCAGCGCCAGCGTGCGCTTCATCTGA